In Bradyrhizobium sp. 195, the sequence CGTGCGCCAGCGGGGAACCAAATTCGGCAAGGCGTTCTCCTTTTGGATCCGCCAGCGCGCTCCGCGCGCGGCGACAAATGGCATCTGAACGAAATCGCTATCTCGACGCGGCCGAACAACATTGGCTCTGGCGCGCCTGCGCGCCAAGCTCGACGGATCGAACCCGCCAACCACACCGCCCACCCAGGGCCCTGGCCGGTCCGAGCCAGGAAAACCGACCGAGAGCGGCGGGCTCCAGCCGAGCGCCGAATTGCGGGCTCTTCTCGCCAAGCGGCCGAAATGATCCAAAACGGGCGGGAAATGACTCCGTCGTTGCGGACGACTCGGCTACCAAATTTTAAGGTTAACAAAAGATGGGAGAGGACGACTTGACCAGAGATGCAACGTCTGTCGGCGGCGCGATCGCGGCCGCCCTCAAACGGGCCGAGGAGTTGCGCGGCCTCAGCGACCGCCCGGCTCGCGTGCGGTTCATGACGATCTTTGGCGATGATCGCTCAGGTCTCACGATTAACGCCCGCATCGCGGCACGAACGCCGGCGGAGCATCGTGCCCAGGAAGGCCTCGGGACACGCTGCATCCCATGGGACGCCCTCGACGCGCGTGCCGGCGAGATCGTTGGCCTGGTCGACGAGGTCGTTGGCGAGGTGACGCTGGCCGTCCGAAACGCCCCGCCAGTGCCGCGGCCGAGCCGCTTGGAAGATGATCTTGAGCTTGCCGCGTTCGACGAACTGATCGATGAACTCGGCCGAACGATTATCCAGTCGGCCTTTTCCGTGCTGGAGACGCATCCGGCCAAGCACGTCTCGCGGGAGCTGGGCAGCGAAGCTGCGATGTTAGCCGCGCTGAAATTCGCGGCACTCGCGGCCTATACCGGCCATGTCGGACTGAATGACGCCCAAGACGAGCTCCGAATGGCGATGGGCGAGGTGATGAGCAACATGCGCGCTTCGCCTGAATTGATGCGTCGGCAGAGCTTGAATTCGTAAGCGGCGAGGGCGCGGCGTCAGAGAACGGCTGCGCAAACGTCTCACCCCGAGACACAAAACCTTGGCATAGGTTGTGCAGACTAACGAGAGCCGGGATTTTGCATCACCCTCCCGGGGCTGGATAAGCGCCGCCTGCAAGGTATTTCGAGCAGGCGGCGTTTTTATTAAATGTCCCAATTCGATTTCGCGGGTGTCCCAATGAGGACCAATGAGGATAGCAGCGAACGGTGCGGCCGCCCGGCATCTAAGGTTCGATCTCAAAGCCGCCGACAGCATGTCCTGCGATGGCGACAATTTCGATCGACGCGGCCTTGAAAAGCCCCGCTGGTGGTAATACTCTTGGAAGATATGGTATTACAATCGTTGTGTCCATGACCACGACAGTCACAGCCAAGGGACAGGTGACCATCCCGAAGTCGGTCCGCGACCTTCTCGGCATCGTGCCGGGCAGCAAGGTCGATTTCCGGCGTGCGGCCGACGGCAGTGTGGTGCTGGCGCGCGCTGACAA encodes:
- a CDS encoding AbrB/MazE/SpoVT family DNA-binding domain-containing protein, with protein sequence MTTTVTAKGQVTIPKSVRDLLGIVPGSKVDFRRAADGSVVLARADKKQPASRFAKLRGHAGKGLDTDAIMALTRGEG